In Rhodocyclaceae bacterium, the sequence TCAGCGCGCGAGTGCGGCGGACATCCATGCGGACCACGGCTGCGCCAGCGTCGCCGGCTGCAGCCGCTCCAGCGCCTCGACCGCAGCGACGAAGCCCGGATGCCGGGTGCCGGTGATGCCCTGCGCCTTGGCACGGATCTGCGCGTCGTCGAACGGCCGGTCGGGCCCGCCACGTGCGCTCAGGCATTCGCCGGTGACGCGGGTGCCATCGGACAGCGTCAGCGTGACCCGGGCTGGTCGGTCGAGCGGCCGCGGGCGCACCGGCGCATAGGGTTCCAGCCGGATGCGCTCGCGCAGGCGCACGATCGCCGGGTCGTCCAGGGTGGCGGCGGCGAACGCATCCGCACCGGCGTGGCCATGTACCTGCACGGTCGCAAGCACATGCTCGAAGGAGAAGCGCGCCGCGAGCGTGGTGCCCGGCCGCGGATTGCTCATCTGCGGACGGTGCGTCTCGAGCAGCACCGACTCGACATCGGCGTGCGTGCGTCCCGGCGGCAGGCTGGCCATCGCCGCCTGCGTCGCCTCGACCGCCGAATGCGTCGACTGGCAGCATGCGTGCACCTTGTGGTAACCGGACTCGATCGCCCAGGTCTCGCCGAGGCCGTCGGCCAGTGCAGCCGGATCGGCCGCCTGGCCGAGCAGCGTGGTGAACACGTCGTAGGCGCCATCCGGCAGGCCGCCCAGCCCGCACTCGGCCCAGTCGGCCGCACGCATGCCGTTGGCAGTACCGACCGCCGCCCATACGTTTCGCACGAGTGCACCGTGCAGTGCGTGTTCGTAGCCACCCACGGTCACCAGGGTGGCTGCTGCAGTGACTGCCCGGTGGGTGAGCGCGGCATCGGCGCGCCGCGCCAGCGTGGTGGCGATCGCACCGCCGATCGCTGCGGTCTGCGGATGCGGATGCAGCGTCATCTGCGGGAAGATCCAGCACCGCGCAAAGCGCCCGGTCACCTCGTAGGCCAGCACTGCGCAGGCGAGCACCTCCGCCACGCTGAGCCCACCCGCCTCAGCTTCCGCCCACAGCGCCGGCAGCGTGTACAGCCCGGCATGGCATGGCGCCAGGCGATACCCCTCGTCGAGTTCGCACCAGCTGGCGGCAATCCCGTTGCCCAGCGCGGCGGAGAACCGGTCGGTGCGCGATGGCGGGTCGGACAGCAGCGTGCATTCGGCGGCGCCCCCGCGCCGCACCAGTTGGCGATGCACCCGACCGACTTCCGGCTCGGGCGAGGCCGCCAGCGCGGCGGCGAGATCGTCGCCGATCACCCGGGCGGCGCGAAACGCGATCGCCGCGGGAAACGCCGCGAGCGGATCGCCGCCATCGCGGCCGGGCAGGCGATGGCCCGATGCCCAGTCCGTCAACCGCAGGATGCCGGAGCCGACCGCTGCACGGACCGCGGCCTCGTCGGCCGGGCGCAGGGCAGGATCGTCGGCGATCGGTTCATTCATGGAGGGCTCCTCGGGTGCGCCGGTCTGTGCCGACTGCAGGGTCTTCGATGGGTCGGTCGTCCGGGTCAGTCTGCCACGGCGCACAAGGCGACCAGGTCGCGCACACGGACTTCCTCGATCGACCGGATGGCGGACGACAGCTCGGCCGCGCGCCGGCTGCCCAGCACGCGACCGGCCAGGGACGCGAACTTGGCATCGAGCTTGCGGCCCTGCAGATCGAGGTCGGACAACGGCACGCCGGAATCGTGCTCGGTCGACACCTCGCCGGTGGCCGTGGCCACGGATACACGGGTGAACATGGTCGGACAACCATCGACCAACTCCACCTCGGTGCGCTCGATCAGCCGGCGCATCGTCGGGTCGGCCAGTTGCAGCGCGCCATAGCTGTCCAGCGCGCCGGTGTCGCCCCCGCACAGCGCGAGCGCAGCGGTGAACCGCAGGCTGAACTTCGCCTCGTGGCTGGATTGCGGCCGCGCGATGTTGCAGGTGCTGTCGTTCACCTTCTCGACCCGGATCACGATGCGTTCGATCGCCTGCGGATCGATCGCATGCTCGGCGCGCAGACGCGCAGCGCATTCGATCGTGGAATGCGTGCCATAGCAGGCCGCGTGGTACTTGAACAGGTTGTCGCGGATGAACCAGCGGTCCTCGACCAGCGCGCGCTCGGGGAAGAAGTCGGTGCTCAGCGCAGCCGCGAAGCCCTGCCGGCATTCGAGCACGTCGGGGCGGCTCGACATCCCCTGCCGGGCCAGCAGCGCGGCACGCACGCCGTCCTCCGCGGCGAGACCTGCGTGGTAGGCCTTGCAGTCGGTGCCGAACATCGCCTTGAGCCCTGATGCACGCGTGCCGGCGATGCCCAGCGCATGCCCGCAACGGCCGGCATCCAGCCCGAGCAGGCGTGCGCAGGCCATCGCCGCACCGAATGCACCGACGGTGGCGGTCGAGTGGAAACCGCGCGCATAGTGGTCGGGCTGCACCAGCGACCCGGCACGGCAGGCCAGCTCGTAGCCGGCGACGAACGCGACCAGCAGGTCCTCGCCGGAGGCATCGACCGCTTCGCCCAGCGCCAGCAGTGCCGGCAGGAACACCGCTGACGGATGGCCGTTGATGTTGAGGTTCACGTCGTCGTAGTCGAGCGCATGCGCGAGCGTGCCGTTGCACAGCGCAGCCTGCGCCGCGGAGGCGCGCAGCCCGTTGCTCAGCACGGTCGACTGCTGCCGCCCGCCCTCCTCCTCCACCGACCGTGCGAGCAGGCGTACCAGCGGCTCGTCGCGCGCGACCAGCATCACGCCCAGGGTATCGAGGATGCATTGCAACGCGAGCGTGCGAACGTCGGCCGGCAGCGAGGCCAGCGTCAGCGCATGCGCCCGTTCGACCAGCGCCCGGGTGACCGGCTCGGCTCCCATGCCCGGCTTCATTCGACCTTCGCCCCGGATTCCTTCACCACCCGCGCCCAGCGTGCGATGTCCGCCTTCAGCACCGCGGCGAACTCGGCCGGCCGGCTGGCGACCACGTCGGCACCCAGGCCGGCGAACCTCTCGCGAGCGTCCGGACGTTCCAGGAAACGCGCGATCGCACCCTGCAGCGCATCGACGATCGGCACCGGCGTGCGCGCAGGCGCGAACACGCCGAACCAGCCGACCGCCTCGTAGCCCGGCACGCCGGCCTCGGCGACCGTCGGCACGTCGGGCAGGCTGGCCACCCGCTTTGGCGAGGTGATGGCCAGCGCGCGCAGGCGGCCGCCCTTCACATGCGGGAAGGCGGCGATCAAGTCGCCGAAGGTGACCTGCACCTGCCCCGAGATCAGGTCCGGGAACACAGCGCCCGTGCCCTTGTACGGCACGTGGGTCATCTTCACGCCGGCCATCAGCTGGAACAGTTCGCCGGCCAGGTGGGGCATGCCGCCGGAGCCCGAGGACGCCATGTTGATGCGCGACGGATCGGACTTGAGCAGCGCGATGAACTCGCGCACCGACTTCGCCGGCAGGCCGTTGGTGACCACCATCAGGTACGGCGTGGAAGCGACCAGCGTCACCGGCGCGAAGTCGCGCACCGGGTCGTAGGGAATGTCCTTGTACAGCGCCGGGTTGATCGCATGCGAACCGGTGCCACCGGTAATCAGCGTGTAGCCGTCCGGCAGCGCGCGCGCGGCCATCTGCGTGCCGATGATGCCGCCGCTGCCCGGGCGGTTGTCCACCACCACCGGCTGGCCGAGGCCCTCGGCGATCGCCTGTGCCGCGATGCGCCCGGTGATGTCGGTGCCGCCACCGGGCGTGAAGGCGACGATCATCCGGATCGTACGGCGTGGATAGTCGGGCGCGGCGGCCGCCACCGCCGTCGGCAGGCAGGCGGCCGCAAGGGCCAGTCCCTTGAGAAACCGGGGCCGGCCTGCGGTCACAGCTTCACTCCGGTCTTCAGGTAGGCCTCGACGATCTCGGTGCCGGTAGCCTTCCACACCCCGGCATGGCTGCAGATGTACTCCAGCGCGCGCTGCAGGCCGCCGATGCGGTGCGGCACGCCGATGACGAACGGATGCAGGCAGATCGCCATCACCCGCGCCGAATGCTCCGCCTCGCGGTAGAGCACGTCGAACT encodes:
- a CDS encoding tripartite tricarboxylate transporter substrate binding protein, which produces MIVAFTPGGGTDITGRIAAQAIAEGLGQPVVVDNRPGSGGIIGTQMAARALPDGYTLITGGTGSHAINPALYKDIPYDPVRDFAPVTLVASTPYLMVVTNGLPAKSVREFIALLKSDPSRINMASSGSGGMPHLAGELFQLMAGVKMTHVPYKGTGAVFPDLISGQVQVTFGDLIAAFPHVKGGRLRALAITSPKRVASLPDVPTVAEAGVPGYEAVGWFGVFAPARTPVPIVDALQGAIARFLERPDARERFAGLGADVVASRPAEFAAVLKADIARWARVVKESGAKVE
- a CDS encoding MmgE/PrpD family protein → MGAEPVTRALVERAHALTLASLPADVRTLALQCILDTLGVMLVARDEPLVRLLARSVEEEGGRQQSTVLSNGLRASAAQAALCNGTLAHALDYDDVNLNINGHPSAVFLPALLALGEAVDASGEDLLVAFVAGYELACRAGSLVQPDHYARGFHSTATVGAFGAAMACARLLGLDAGRCGHALGIAGTRASGLKAMFGTDCKAYHAGLAAEDGVRAALLARQGMSSRPDVLECRQGFAAALSTDFFPERALVEDRWFIRDNLFKYHAACYGTHSTIECAARLRAEHAIDPQAIERIVIRVEKVNDSTCNIARPQSSHEAKFSLRFTAALALCGGDTGALDSYGALQLADPTMRRLIERTEVELVDGCPTMFTRVSVATATGEVSTEHDSGVPLSDLDLQGRKLDAKFASLAGRVLGSRRAAELSSAIRSIEEVRVRDLVALCAVAD
- a CDS encoding MmgE/PrpD family protein, whose protein sequence is MNEPIADDPALRPADEAAVRAAVGSGILRLTDWASGHRLPGRDGGDPLAAFPAAIAFRAARVIGDDLAAALAASPEPEVGRVHRQLVRRGGAAECTLLSDPPSRTDRFSAALGNGIAASWCELDEGYRLAPCHAGLYTLPALWAEAEAGGLSVAEVLACAVLAYEVTGRFARCWIFPQMTLHPHPQTAAIGGAIATTLARRADAALTHRAVTAAATLVTVGGYEHALHGALVRNVWAAVGTANGMRAADWAECGLGGLPDGAYDVFTTLLGQAADPAALADGLGETWAIESGYHKVHACCQSTHSAVEATQAAMASLPPGRTHADVESVLLETHRPQMSNPRPGTTLAARFSFEHVLATVQVHGHAGADAFAAATLDDPAIVRLRERIRLEPYAPVRPRPLDRPARVTLTLSDGTRVTGECLSARGGPDRPFDDAQIRAKAQGITGTRHPGFVAAVEALERLQPATLAQPWSAWMSAALAR